One segment of Tetrapisispora phaffii CBS 4417 chromosome 1, complete genome DNA contains the following:
- the IDI1 gene encoding isopentenyl-diphosphate delta-isomerase IDI1 (similar to Saccharomyces cerevisiae IDI1 (YPL117C); ancestral locus Anc_8.610), with amino-acid sequence MSGYAKLVQDLTAEDVLEQFPEVIPLQKRPNSKSSESSSDSHNDSVFTGHDEEQIKLMNENCIVLDWDDNAIGAGTKKLCHLMDNINKGLLHRAFSVFLFNDEGKLLLQQRASEKITFPDLWTNTCCSHPLCVDDEIGLKGDLNDKIKGAKTAAIRKLEHELGIPQNETIEKGKFHFLNRIHYMAPSNEPWGEHEIDYILFYKIDKKLSLTVDPSPNEVRDTKWVTAQELKDMFENPDLKFTPWFKLICESYLFQWWNALDDISKVENDTKIHRMLK; translated from the coding sequence ATGTCTGGATACGCTAAGTTAGTACAAGATTTGACAGCTGAAGATGTCTTAGAACAGTTTCCAGAGGTGATTCCTCTGCAGAAGAGACCTAACTCTAAGTCTAGTGAATCTTCTTCTGATTCCCACAACGACTCTGTGTTCACTGGTCATGATGAGGAACAAATTAAATTGATGAATGAAAATTGTATAGTATTAGATTGGGATGACAATGCAATTGGTGCTGGTACCAAGAAGTTATGTCACTTGAtggataatattaataaaggTCTGTTACATCGTGCCTTCTCTGTGTTTTTGTTCAACGATGAAGGTAAACTGTTGCTACAACAACGTGCATCTGAAAAAATTACATTCCCAGATTTATGGACAAACACTTGTTGTTCTCACCCATTATGTGTTGACGATGAAATTGGTTTAAAAGGCGACTTGAACGATAAGATTAAAGGTGCTAAGACTGCAGCAATTAGAAAATTAGAACATGAACTAGGTATTCCTCAAAATGAAACCATTGAGAAAGGTAAATTCCATTTCTTGAATAGAATACATTATATGGCACCATCAAATGAGCCATGGGGTGAACATGAAATCGATTACATTTTATTCTACAAGATCGACAAGAAGTTGAGTTTGACTGTTGACCCATCGCCAAACGAAGTTAGAGACACTAAATGGGTCACTGCACaagaattaaaagatatgTTCGAAAACCCAGATCTTAAATTCACACCATGGTTTAAACTAATCTGTGAAAGCTATTTATTCCAATGGTGGAATGCATTAGATGACATTTCCAAGGTCGAAAATGACACAAAAATCCACAGAATGTTAAAATAA
- the HOS3 gene encoding histone deacetylase (similar to Saccharomyces cerevisiae HOS3 (YPL116W); ancestral locus Anc_8.607) has translation MSSNNSDPLYRFHQQFKQFVQNNPNVISAARAAATIPESAKAVVVLSPLSLHHTFQRDWVTKSYKKTIVERPERLLASSMGIAAAITMYPALFTLKTSHNKRGSIFSSYVRRIHGDRWPNDLIKYCQEADKKLQNGEIEVPDSWNSGDIYLSSETIKAIEGSIGALELGLDSIFHGPSAEHISNRAFVAIRPPGHHCHVSTPSGFCLLNNAQIAIEYAYEKYGVSHAVILDFDLHHGDGTQDICWKRAGFKPDDGNVQDDEDKNEYDDFGKKMADFPKVGYFSMHDINSFPTESGYATKDNIKNASTCVMDAHDLNIWNVHLQTWATEEDFNKLYQTKYRTLFAKADEFFKNAKNQMQEMNKPFKGLVVISAGFDASEFEQTSMQRHSVNVPTSFYTTFTKDALKLAQLHCNGKVLSVLEGGYSDKAIASGVFSHLIGLQNQNWIKEWGSEQVIKEIVRGCKPSWTPYKTKKSRDVIRIWAEEVIGLGRSMINEFEDVLLEGKQASPNELFGTGDTHAQRLTRSQANEINNVIKKVPSEKQSYQRSGYAGHTEKSRIASAKASSHSGRTLNLKKEVPFVDQEIPSDDDDEDYQYDEELNKTFNRTVEDITIDDISRHLETLEIIQSDDDNETDERGSNKNSSKSGKYKTPMNTTSRNMKTNRNSNILNFDDSDISMISHIGSTTRSRNSHTTRSGGNW, from the coding sequence ATGTCGAGTAATAATAGTGACCCACTATATAGGTTTCATCAACAGTTTAAACAGTTTGTTCAGAATAACCCAAATGTTATCTCAGCAGCTAGGGCTGCTGCTACCATCCCTGAAAGCGCTAAAGCTGTCGTCGTGCTTTCCCCATTATCATTGCATCACACTTTCCAAAGAGACTGGGTGACTAAGTCGTATAAGAAGACTATTGTGGAAagaccagagagattaTTAGCTTCTTCCATGGGTATTGCCGCTGCTATTACTATGTATCCTGCGTTATTCACTTTAAAGACTTCGCATAATAAGAGAGGATCAATATTCAGCTCATATGTTAGACGGATCCATGGTGACAGATGGCCAAACGACTTGATTAAGTACTGTCAAGAAGCTGATAAGAAGTTGCAGAACGGTGAGATTGAAGTTCCTGATTCATGGAATTCCGGCGATATATATCTGAGTTCGGAAACAATTAAAGCTATTGAAGGATCCATTGGCGCTCTAGAGTTAGGTTTGGATTCTATATTCCACGGCCCATCTGCGGAACATATCAGCAACAGAGCCTTTGTAGCTATACGACCACCTGGTCATCATTGTCATGTTTCTACTCCGTCGGGGTTTTGTTTGTTAAATAATGCACAGATAGCAATTGAATACGCCTATGAAAAATATGGTGTATCACATGCAGTCATCTTAGATTTTGATTTACATCACGGTGATGGCACTCAAGATATATGTTGGAAAAGAGCTGGATTCAAGCCAGATGATGGTAATGTTcaagatgatgaagataaaaatgaatatgatGACTTTGGTAAGAAAATGGCCGACTTTCCAAAAGTTGGCTACTTCTCAATGCATGACATAAATTCATTCCCAACCGAAAGTGGATACGCTACCAAAGATAACATCAAAAATGCTTCCACTTGTGTAATGGATGCACACGATCTCAATATTTGGAATGTTCATTTACAAACGTGGGCTACAGAGgaagattttaataaattataccAAACTAAATATAGAACTCTTTTCGCAAAAGCTgatgaattttttaagAATGCAAAAAACCAAATGCAAGAAATGAACAAACCATTTAAAGGTTTGGTGGTAATTAGTGCAGGTTTCGATGCTTCAGAATTTGAACAAACTTCGATGCAAAGACACTCAGTTAATGTTCCAACTAGTTTTTACACTACATTCACAAAGGATGCATTGAAATTGGCCCAACTACATTGTAATGGTAAGGTATTGTCTGTTTTAGAGGGTGGTTATTCCGACAAAGCCATTGCATCTGGTGTCTTCTCTCATTTGATTGGTTTGCAAAACCAGAACTGGATTAAGGAATGGGGTTCAGAACAAGTTATCAAGGAAATTGTCAGAGGTTGCAAACCTTCATGGACTCCATACAAGACTAAAAAATCCCGTGATGTCATTAGAATATGGGCCGAAGAAGTTATTGGTCTAGGTAGATCGATgattaatgaatttgagGATGTTTTACTTGAAGGCAAACAAGCTTCAccaaatgaattatttggCACTGGAGATACTCATGCCCAAAGACTCACAAGATCACAAGCTAAcgaaattaataatgtaaTAAAGAAAGTTCCGTCAGAAAAACAATCTTACCAACGCAGCGGGTATGCTGGTCACACTGAGAAATCCAGAATTGCATCTGCAAAAGCTTCATCGCATAGTGGCAGAACTTTGAACTTAAAGAAAGAAGTTCCTTTTGTTGATCAAGAAATCCCAAGCgatgacgatgatgaagatTATCAATACgatgaagaattaaacAAAACCTTTAATCGTACCGTCGAAGATATCACCATTGATGATATCTCAAGACATCTTGAAACATTAGAAATAATACAGTCTGACGACGATAATGAAACTGATGAACGTGgttctaataaaaatagcTCAAAAAGtggtaaatataaaactcCAATGAACACCACATCAAGAAACATGAAAACGAAtagaaattcaaatatattaaatttcgACGATAGTGATATCTCCATGATATCTCACATAGGTAGTACAACTCGTTCCAGAAATTCTCATACTACTAGAAGTGGAGGAAATTGGTAG
- the GEP3 gene encoding Gep3p (similar to Saccharomyces cerevisiae YOR205C; ancestral locus Anc_8.616): protein MRCYRFHRHVNLFAKRSFSSTRIRLIDCNSCGISLQNTDPKLTNYYRKPEKPQVGKLESLDDIKYLLFSQDIQHFKESDNEISRDDLKEAQEKPPICKRCSDALYQNKYTPSDFQRYPLDKVLKLVKPNSSIANVVPLHEFPFHFNAKLLKSDIANNLLILTKGELSSLKRKQLSTMTQAFFIDFLKYHVNIITNRVVGVSALKSWNLNSALSLFKNDTYLLGNANVGKSKLINSLLDLCDGYKVDRDTKIRVERQPSQNTTVLENKRLRMKQESTGVSFIPNLTRNVQAYKINAKYIYDLPGYTENLDDIYLEDVIKREWLEGIRNTSKLNLKKLQNRAYDSLNGTEKGRCYTIGGIFFLVPPNGTINQITRHITGTSYTFSSVEKGIDVFKECHENELPNAHSLQQYCAITKETCDTTKFNRHVIPPFLGAIEIVFKDIGYIRVVTTGRYKFAGLHEIWVPKGIEVCIREPLEATISSYYYKHIKNNTLACPVDRPIISSTYIMDHNEKHVLEKMREMYLQRTEKDIQARRLLKSDPYKILSEVNPDSRNLYWYYNF, encoded by the coding sequence ATGAGATGCTATCGGTTCCACCGACatgttaatttatttgcCAAAAGATCATTCTCTAGCACAAGAATACGATTAATTGATTGTAATTCATGTGGGATAAGTTTACAAAATACTGATCcaaaattaacaaattattatagGAAGCCTGAGAAGCCCCAAGTTGGTAAACTGGAGTCCTtagatgatattaaatatttgcTATTCAGTCAGGATATTCAACACTTTAAGGAGAGCGACAATGAGATTAGTAGAGATGATTTAAAAGAGGCTCAAGAAAAGCCACCCATCTGTAAAAGATGTAGTGACGCATTATATCAGAATAAGTACACTCCTAGTGACTTTCAAAGGTATCCTTTAGACAAGGTATTGAAATTAGTAAAACCTAACAGTTCAATAGCAAATGTCGTTCCGTTACATGAATTCCCATTCCATTTTAATGCAAAGCTCTTGAAAAGTGATATTGCaaataatcttttaattttaacaaaGGGTGAGCTATCGTCTCTTAAAAGGAAACAATTATCTACCATGACCCAGGCATTCTTCATAGACTTCTTGAAGTATCAtgttaatataataacaaataGGGTCGTAGGTGTATCTGCCTTGAAATCTTGGAATCTGAATAGTGCTTTGTCATTGTTCAAAAATGACACTTATTTATTAGGAAATGCCAATGTTGGGAAATCAAAGTTgattaattcattattagatCTATGTGACGGTTACAAAGTCGATAGAGATACCAAAATTAGAGTAGAACGACAACCATCTCAAAATACAACTGTATTGGAGAATAAAAGGTTAAGAATGAAACAAGAATCCACCGGTGTATCATTTATACCCAACCTGACTAGGAATGTTCAAgcatataaaattaatgcgaaatatatatacgaTCTTCCAGGATATACCGAAAATCTTGACgatatatatttggaaGACGTTATTAAGAGGGAATGGTTAGAAGGAATAAGGAATACATCAAAACTTAACTTGAAGAAACTTCAAAATCGTGCTTATGACTCTTTAAATGGTACTGAAAAAGGGCGTTGTTATACCATTGGaggaatatttttcttagtTCCTCCCAATGGCAcaattaatcaaataacGAGACATATTACTGGGACATCATATACATTTTCAAGCGTCGAGAAAGGTATCGATGTATTTAAGGAATGTCATGAAAATGAGTTACCAAATGCCCATAGTTTACAGCAATATTGTGCTATCACTAAAGAAACTTGTGATACTACAAAATTCAATAGACATGTTATCCCTCCATTTTTGGGGGCCATTGAAATTGTCTTTAAGGACATAGGATATATACGAGTAGTAACTACAGGACGGTATAAATTCGCAGGATTGCATGAAATATGGGTACCTAAGGGTATTGAAGTGTGTATCCGAGAACCATTAGAAGCTACTATATCATCATATTACTATAAACATATTAAGAATAATACGTTAGCATGTCCTGTAGATAGACCAATAATTAGTTCAACATACATCATGGATCATAACGAAAAGCATGTTTTAGAGAAGATGAGAGAAATGTATTTGCAGAGAACCGAAAAAGATATACAAGCTAGAAGATTATTAAAGTCTGATCCATACAAAATATTGTCCGAAGTAAACCCTGACTCTCGTAACCTTTATTggtattataatttttaa
- the HIS3 gene encoding imidazoleglycerol-phosphate dehydratase HIS3 (similar to Saccharomyces cerevisiae HIS3 (YOR202W); ancestral locus Anc_8.612): MSERKAFIKRDTNETKIQIAISLNGGFIEIPESILKDKAPSGNIASQATSSQVIDIHTGVGFLDHMIHALAKHSGWSLIVECIGDLHIDDHHTTEDCGIALGQAFKEALGQVRGVKRFGSGFAPLDEALSRAVVDLSNRPYAVIELGLKREKIGDLSTEMIPHFLESFAEASRLTIHVDCLRGFNDHHRSESAFKALAIALKEAISSNGTNDIPSTKGVLM; the protein is encoded by the coding sequence ATGAGTGAACGAAAGGCGTTTATTAAACGTGACACCAACGAAACTAAAATCCAAATTGCTATCTCATTAAATGGTGGTTTTATCGAAATTCCTGAATCCATTTTGAAAGACAAGGCACCATCTGGTAACATTGCTAGTCAAGCAACCTCATCTCAGGTCATCGATATCCACACAGGTGTAGGATTCCTAGATCATATGATCCATGCATTAGCTAAACATTCCGGTTGGTCCCTAATAGTTGAATGTATTGGTGATTTACACATCGATGACCATCACACAACCGAAGACTGTGGTATCGCATTAGGTCAAGCATTTAAAGAAGCGCTAGGTCAAGTACGTGGAGTTAAGAGATTCGGATCAGGTTTTGCTCCTTTAGATGAAGCTTTGTCTCGTGCAGTTGTAGATTTATCCAATAGACCTTATGCTGTCATTGAATTGGGTttaaaaagagaaaaaatagGTGATCTATCCACAGAAATGATTCCACATTTCTTGGAAAGTTTCGCTGAAGCCTCAAGATTAACTATTCATGTAGACTGCCTAAGAGGTTTCAATGATCATCATAGATCGGAAAGTGCATTCAAGGCTCTGGCCATTGCTTTAAAAGAAGCAATCTCATCTAACGGTACAAATGACATCCCCTCTACTAAAGGTGTATTGATGTAG
- the VPS30 gene encoding beclin 1 (similar to Saccharomyces cerevisiae VPS30 (YPL120W); ancestral locus Anc_8.615): MSHLNEQILKCQNCHLPLQIDTSLLDLSIAQRNLLINSHGNQYTFKPSGFKIPNVRLQRLNKVKDLKDIKFKNPLFADSFVVLKNENLQDSLDVGKYIESSTSIDSESGIKDTRLLNSLKIGDASGDYVSLSAQVSSLTKIFNILSENSNFDHPICQECCNIIIEKMQGQFDEVLKERDTYQQFIKQIEEQKGNFQETSLTEKETEFKTLLDEREILLKHLQELEKKDEQLDKDIGLIQEMFEGKKVKTEEIMLRNNNKDLDKLRFEKELRSLNCQYESLLHNLDQLRKLNVYNETFKISHEGPFGTINGLRLGGFDDVPVSWKEINAALGQVILLLYTISTRLDLKLDGYKFQPLGSFSKIMKFNKETEDWLIFEAYSDESFKVGKIFRRESNFDKAMECLLATIRQLVVKLATLKKVDNNVDNNSTSEQDELELPYSIYGDKINSLSVKLYGSNPTLEWTTAMKLLLTNIKWLLAYASSKLN; encoded by the coding sequence atgtCACATCTTAACGAACAGATTTTAAAATGCCAAAATTGTCATTTACCTCTTCAAATTGATACATCGTTGCTGGATTTAAGTATTGCACAaagaaatttattgataaatagTCATGGAAATCAATATACCTTTAAACCATCCGGATTTAAGATACCAAATGTTAGATTGCAGAGATTGAATAAAGTTAAAGATCTGAAGgatatcaaatttaaaaaccCTTTATTTGCTGATTCATTTGTTGTATTGAAGAATGAAAACTTGCAGGACTCATTGGATGTTGgaaaatatatagaaaGTTCTACTTCAATAGATAGTGAATCAGGTATCAAAGATACAAGGcttttgaattcattgaaaatCGGTGATGCTTCTGGTGATTACGTATCACTCTCTGCTCAAGTAAGTTCTTTaactaaaatattcaatattctATCTGAAAATAGTAATTTCGATCATCCAATTTGTCAAGAGTGttgtaatataataattgaaaaaatgcAAGGACAGTTTGATGAAGTTCTGAAGGAAAGGGATACTTACCAACAATTTATCAAACAGATTGAAGAACAAAAGGGCAACTTTCAAGAGACTTCTTTAACAGAAAAGGAGACAGAGTTTAAAACTTTATTGGATGAAAGAGAAATATTGCTGAAGCATTTGCAAGAACTAGAGAAGAAAGATGAGCAATTAGATAAAGATATTGGGCTAATTCAAGAGATGTTTGAAGGCAAAAAAGTAAAAACCGAAGAGATAATGTTGAggaataataataaagacCTTGATAAACTTCGATTTGAGAAAGAATTAAGATCTTTAAACTGCCAATATGAGTCCTTATTACATAATCTTGATCAACTAAGAAAACTTAATGTATACAATgaaacatttaaaatatcacaTGAAGGACCATTCGGGACAATTAATGGACTGCGACTTGGTGGTTTTGACGATGTGCCAGTATCCTGGAAAGAAATTAATGCAGCATTAGGTCAAGTGATTTTGCTTTTATACACAATCTCAACGAGATTGgatttaaaattagatgGTTATAAATTTCAACCATTGGGCTCATTCtcaaaaattatgaaattcaataaagaaACTGAGGATTGGTTGATTTTTGAAGCTTACAGTGATGAAAGTTTTAAAGTAGGTAAAATTTTTAGGAGAGAGtcaaattttgataaagcTATGGAATGTCTTCTTGCAACAATACGTCAATTAGTGGTAAAGCTCGCAACTTTGAAAAAAGTTGATAACAATGTAGATAATAACTCCACATCTGAACAAGATGAATTAGAGTTGCCTTATAGCATTTATGGGGATAAGATAAATAGTTTATCCGTGAAATTATATGGATCGAATCCTACATTAGAGTGGACCACGGCTATGAAGTTACTTTTAACTAATATTAAATGGTTACTAGCATATGCCTCTAGTAAgctaaattaa
- the MCA1 gene encoding Ca(2+)-dependent cysteine protease MCA1 (similar to Saccharomyces cerevisiae MCA1 (YOR197W); ancestral locus Anc_8.608) → MSYQQGFNDGYNRPAYPPPHRSQYVQSGSNMNVNNGNMNMNSTGYNGNYNNNTYGNNNYNTYGNNNNVAQVSQQMQFQQQQQNQQQFQQQFQQQNPNQYQNRAPRRKALLIGINYLGSKNQLRGCINDVSNMYAFLTSQYGYNAADIVRLTDDQTNMVCVPTRANMIRAMHWLVKDAQPGDSLFFHYSGHGGQTEDLDGDEDNGYDETIMPVDFQTQGVIVDDEMNAIMVKPLPAGVKMTCLFDSCHSGTALDLPFTYSTKGVIKEPSILKNVGSTGLEAVMAYASGNRSNLMTSINNLVTTVSNGANGMSEQDKERIKQMKMSPADIIMISGSKDNQTSADAVENGNATGAMSYAFIKVLSYQPQQTYLSMLNNMRNELVGKYSQKPQLSASHEIDVNQRFII, encoded by the coding sequence ATGAGTTATCAACAGGGTTTTAATGATGGGTACAATAGACCAGCTTACCCACCACCACACCGTAGTCAGTATGTGCAATCAGGCAGTAATATGAACGTTAATAACGGTAATATGAACATGAACAGCACTGGCTACAATGGTaactataataataacactTATGGCAACAATAATTATAACACTTATggcaacaataataatgtcGCTCAGGTCTCGCAGCAAATGCAATTccaacaacagcaacagaATCAACAACAGTTTCAACAGCAATTTCAACAACAGAATCCAAACCAATACCAAAATCGTGCGCCAAGAAGAAAAGCTTTGCTTATTGGTATCAACTATTTAGGTAGTAAAAATCAACTTCGTGGCTGTATTAATGATGTCTCTAATATGTATGCTTTCTTAACCTCTCAATACGGTTACAACGCTGCAGATATTGTCAGATTGACAGACGATCAAACTAATATGGTATGTGTGCCGACAAGGGCAAATATGATCAGGGCCATGCACTGGTTAGTCAAAGACGCTCAGCCTGGTGACTCCTTATTCTTTCATTATTCAGGCCATGGTGGTCAGACTGAGGATTTGGATGGTGATGAAGATAACGGGTATGATGAAACTATCATGCCAGTTGATTTCCAGACACAAGGAGTCATTGTTGATGATGAGATGAATGCCATCATGGTTAAGCCTCTGCCTGCCGGTGTCAAGATGACATGTCTTTTCGATTCATGTCATTCTGGTACTGCTTTAGATCTACCATTTACTTACTCTACAAAAGGTGTCATTAAAGAGCCAAGTATCTTGAAAAATGTAGGTTCCACAGGTTTGGAAGCTGTCATGGCATATGCTTCTGGTAATCGTTCTAATTTAATGACGTCCATTAATAATCTAGTCACTACCGTTAGTAATGGTGCAAATGGTATGAGTGAACAGGATAAGGAGAgaataaaacaaatgaaGATGTCACCTGCCGATATTATCATGATCTCTGGGTCAAAGGATAATCAAACCTCTGCAGATGCTGTGGAAAATGGTAATGCAACAGGTGCTATGTCATATGCATTCATTAAAGTTTTAAGTTACCAGCCACAGCAGACATATCTGTCAATGCTTAATAATATGAGAAATGAATTGGTTGGTAAATATTCACAAAAACCACAATTATCAGCATCACATGAGATAGATGTCAACCAaagattcattatttaG
- the TPHA0A01100 gene encoding uncharacterized protein (similar to Saccharomyces cerevisiae BFR1 (YOR198C); ancestral locus Anc_8.609), translated as MMSEPTHRVGRPDSDERDLKISPLQKQMDDITKQLKDIEEAIAVKDSEAKATRNNRSKVDNSQITKLQQQVKKLVNKQTSLSQEKDNLQAQIRSIEVEVKRKTAEIDEKLATIKFNFKTLEEFDEELKKIDQEFNAKKIERTLVEERELSLKRTRLIAAKKILASTKPKQDEISNDKMKISELKKKLANSSEVRAVQNEIDSTLDKINDIKNVNQEKVSNFSNDKQALITKRNLLYIKRDELYQKISEIRSTFDKEYRKYEKQNQQESYERFKAVSLRKLANEREEILKKLENALTEASVPALIDEINNVQTCLLAMDPDYVRPVKNKLVTYGKDNSGEHQSMTVVNEDLVAVGSVYQDEHFSTPPSKNKKLLKLQKRNEDPNADSKEKIENSKFTLEPTLITTLAELGITIPISSSEVANTIAELHEREEDLMKREVTVTQQSIKKATDDIEKAIQNFDKRKIDLENLSLQDFINREKRRNDTDSNRSSDRPPNRNSNRNSNRRSNRAQNRSSNGNTKNTIPLDSSN; from the coding sequence ATGATGTCTGAACCAACTCACCGTGTCGGCCGTCCTGATTCTGACGAAAGAGATTTAAAAATCTCACCATTGCAAAAGCAAATGGATGACATAacaaaacaattgaaagaCATCGAGGAAGCTATTGCCGTCAAAGATTCTGAGGCAAAGGCAACAAGAAATAACAGGTCAAAAGTCGATAATAGtcaaataacaaaattacaGCAACAAGTTAAGAAACTGGTGAATAAGCAAACTAGTTTGAGTCAGGAAAAGGATAATCTTCAAGCTCAGATTAGGTCAATTGAAGTAGAGGTTAAAAGGAAAACTGCCGAAATCGATGAGAAACTTGCTACAATTAAGTTTAACTTTAAAACATTGGAGgaatttgatgaagaattgaaaaaaattgatcaaGAGTTTaatgcaaaaaaaattgaaagaacTTTAGttgaagaaagagaatTATCTTTGAAGAGAACAAGATTGATAGCAGCAAAGAAAATCCTTGCCTCCACTAAACCAAAGCAAGATGAGATATCAAATGATAAGATGAAGATCtctgaattaaaaaaaaaactaGCAAATTCTTCTGAAGTTAGAGCGGTGCAGAATGAAATAGATTCAACTttagataaaataaatgatattaaaaatgtcaaTCAAGAGAAAGTATCGAATTTTTCCAATGATAAGCAAGCTTTAATCACCAAAAGAAATCTATTATACATTAAGAGGGACGAActatatcaaaaaatttctGAAATAAGAAGTACATTTGATAAAGAATATAGGAAATAtgaaaaacaaaatcaacAGGAATCGTACGAAAGATTTAAAGCTGTTAGTTTGAGAAAGTTAGCTAATGAGagagaagaaatattgaaaaaattggaaaatgCATTAACTGAAGCTTCTGTACCTGCTCTCATTGATGAGATTAATAATGTTCAGACTTGTTTACTGGCAATGGACCCAGATTATGTAAGACCAGTAAAGAATAAACTCGTTACCTATGGCAAAGATAATAGTGGTGAACATCAGTCAATGACTGTAGTAAATGAGGATTTGGTGGCTGTAGGAAGTGTCTACCAAGATGAACATTTCAGTACACCTCcatctaaaaataaaaaattattaaagttaCAAAAACGAAATGAAGATCCAAATGCTGACagtaaagaaaaaattgagaattcaaaatttacaTTAGAACCAACTTTGATCACTACTCTAGCCGAATTAGGAATTACTATTCCTATTAGTTCTTCTGAAGTTGCAAATACTATTGCCGAATTACATGAACGTGAAGAAgatttaatgaaaagaGAGGTAACAGTTACCCAACAAAGTATCAAAAAGGCAActgatgatattgaaaaagctattcaaaattttgaCAAGAGAAAGATAGATTTAGAGAACTTAAGCTTGCAAGATTTCATTAACAGagaaaagagaagaaaCGACACCGATTCTAACAGAAGTTCTGATAGACCTCCAAACAGAAATTCAAACAGAAACTCGAATAGAAGATCTAACAGAGCCCAAAACAGAAGCTCGAATGGAAATACTAAAAATACCATCCCACTTGATTCCTCCAATTAG